Genomic DNA from Deltaproteobacteria bacterium:
CTCCCACGGGAGGGTTCAGGGCCATGCACCCCAGAAAATTGGGGCCTTGCGGAAACATGCGGTTAAGCACGTGGGCCCGGCCGGCCGTGGAGAAGGTATGGTCCTTGAGGCCGACGGCGGCCATTCCCATGGAAGCCGCGGCACGGCCCAGGTCCACCGCGTCCTGCTTGCGTCTTACCACGTCCGGGGCCGCGTGCACGTGGAGGTCGCATGCGCCGTGAAGCAGGGTCCGGATGTCCATGTCTGATTTCACTCCACGTTGGTATTCATACGGAAAACCTGTTGAGAACCGACGTACCCTCCCACTGACCGCTTCGGGGCAGTGGGGGGTGTTCCGGAAGGCGGAACGTGGTAGCCGCAGGGGCGGGTTTCCATCGGCCGGTTCGGCGGGTTCGACGGGCTCACCGCAGGCAAGCTCACCGCAGGCAAGCTCAGGATCTGCGACAAACCCGCCCTCATCGGCGATCCGATCGGACTGCGGGGGAGAATGGGCAACGATCCCGTAGGGGCGAATAATCATTCGCCCCTTCCCCTTGTATTTACCTCGGTAACCCATAGATCGTCCGGGTTTCCGTATCTTGTCCGGCATATTCCACCCTGAACTTAGTCAAATTCCTCGATCCCGCCGATACCAGTGCTGAATGCGCTCGGGAGGAACCCCGAGCACATACGCCGCCACCATCATCTGATTGATCCACGTGGTGCGCCAGACGCCCATACGGACCCATCTTCGGCCGGACGTGGACACGGCTACCGGGGCCAACGCAACGCGGCCCAGTTTGGACAGGCGTTTCATCAGGGCAAAGTCTTCCATGATCGGCAGCTCCGGAAAACCGCCCACTATTTGGAATCGTCTTCTCCCGACGAAAATCGCCTGGTCCCCGTAGGGGAGCTGTAGACACCGGGAACGGAGGTTCGCGACGAGCTCGACAAGGCGCAGCGAAACACCGGAGGCTCGGATGCCCAGCCGGAAAGCGCCGGCCGCGACCCCGGGCCGATCGAGAATACGCCGGACGTGCGCTTCATAACCGGAAGGCAGGCGGGTATCCGCATGGAGAAACAGCAGCGCATCCCCGGAAGCGGCTTCGGCCCCTTCATTCATCTGAAAGGCCCGTCCCGTCCGGGTCACCAGGACCTTCGCGCCGGCTTCCCGAGCGACGGGCACGGTTGCGTCCTTACTCCCGCCGTCCGCGACCAGAACCTCCACGTTCCTCGCTCGCCGGGCGTTGTTAACGGCGGCGGCGATGCATTCTTCTTCATTGATGGCGGGTATGATCACGGAGAGAAACATTTCAGGTCAGGCCTGTTCCCCGGCGATGAACCAGATCAGACGGCCCCTGGGGCGGACCCTGGCGGCGGGGTAGTGTTCTTGGGACGGTGTTGGATCCGTCAGAATCCTGTCGGCAAGCGCCGACTTATCGGGTCCCGAAATCAGAAAAGCGGCGCAGCGCGCCTGATTTATGACGGGAAGAGTCAGGGTAACGCGCGGCACGAACGGAGGGAGTCCCGGGTCCGCCACCGGGCGGGCCCAGCGTTTGCTCTCGTCGACCATCCGCGAACCCGGAAACAGGGACGCCGTGTGTCCGTCTTTGCCCATTCCGAGCAGCATGAAATCGAACACGGGAAAACCTTCGATTGATTCACCGGCGGACGGGCTACCATCCTTTTCAGACCATCGGGAAAAGCACCGTCGAAGCTCTTGTTCGTAAGCTTCGGCGCTGCGTTCCGGGTCGCCGGCCTCCACCGGAATGGGGTGGATGTTGGATTGGGGCAGCGGCGCGTTCGAGAGAAGGGTTTCGAGAGCCATGGCGTAATTGCTGTCCCCATGATCCCGTGGAACCATCCGTTCATCCCCCCAGAATA
This window encodes:
- a CDS encoding TIGR04283 family arsenosugar biosynthesis glycosyltransferase; protein product: MFLSVIIPAINEEECIAAAVNNARRARNVEVLVADGGSKDATVPVAREAGAKVLVTRTGRAFQMNEGAEAASGDALLFLHADTRLPSGYEAHVRRILDRPGVAAGAFRLGIRASGVSLRLVELVANLRSRCLQLPYGDQAIFVGRRRFQIVGGFPELPIMEDFALMKRLSKLGRVALAPVAVSTSGRRWVRMGVWRTTWINQMMVAAYVLGVPPERIQHWYRRDRGI
- the pgl gene encoding 6-phosphogluconolactonase, coding for MDVRPEVYYYRKMHDLNTLAASILTRLADAAVRERGRFTFVLSGGGTPRSLYRLLTTPPFIEALPWARTHVFWGDERMVPRDHGDSNYAMALETLLSNAPLPQSNIHPIPVEAGDPERSAEAYEQELRRCFSRWSEKDGSPSAGESIEGFPVFDFMLLGMGKDGHTASLFPGSRMVDESKRWARPVADPGLPPFVPRVTLTLPVINQARCAAFLISGPDKSALADRILTDPTPSQEHYPAARVRPRGRLIWFIAGEQA